The following coding sequences lie in one Candidatus Thermokryptus mobilis genomic window:
- a CDS encoding cytochrome c3 family protein: MEHGKLKKALLKISIAVIAFLFVIALSAEFTSRPSFCPICHYMEPFYESWKTSTHNDVTCVKCHFPPGFAGTVRGKVEGLVQVVNYFARSYTKRKPWAEISDESCLQSGCHETRLLKGKVIFKGVVFDHAPHLEEMRRGKKLRCTSCHSQIVQGEHITVTETTCFLCHFKRDGDIEFAIYRKLSNCQTCHHWESIPKEEMVKYRFDHSEIVKRGIECTRCHVNTIIGDGFVPRENCYACHFDHARLSQYGNTDLLHRVHISEHKIECIQCHLTIQHKIQRLSPGEELECTTCHTGEHKNQVLLFTGKDINGLKGHPNPMFEAGLNCASCHIFHEELVGEAKVKIARPQSCETCHGKGYAKLLKLWEETADKKISQLKSSIQEVDSLTDVKEAKIYIQKAKDAVAVVEAGKAVHNITYSDQIISKAYEYLSKAVKVAGLNYQVPSVLVGSRVPGECANCHTGIENISRAIYGTVFQHSKHVQEKGLRCNVCHSNARRHGELIVSKDNCNSCHHQNQTVEGCKACHKISDEIYSGSYLGKKMPDVMREAGVECVDCHVVNNKVMRPSEKVCLNCHDAGYDAMAVEWKNEVRKLIIEIKDLSLKSPRKDKDELKRMVEEIERWSASGLHNYSLVVDVLNEIKRELISSTASN; the protein is encoded by the coding sequence ATGGAACATGGAAAGTTGAAAAAGGCGCTTTTAAAAATAAGCATTGCGGTCATAGCTTTTTTGTTTGTGATTGCACTTTCAGCGGAGTTCACATCCCGTCCTTCTTTTTGTCCAATATGTCATTATATGGAGCCGTTTTACGAGAGTTGGAAGACATCAACACATAATGATGTAACTTGTGTTAAGTGTCATTTTCCGCCGGGGTTTGCTGGCACTGTTAGAGGTAAAGTTGAGGGTCTTGTCCAAGTTGTGAATTATTTTGCCCGTTCATATACGAAGAGGAAACCTTGGGCTGAGATATCTGATGAGTCATGTTTGCAAAGTGGTTGTCATGAGACGCGACTTTTAAAGGGCAAAGTTATATTCAAAGGTGTCGTCTTTGACCATGCTCCGCATCTTGAAGAGATGAGGCGAGGCAAAAAATTAAGATGCACGAGTTGTCACTCCCAGATAGTTCAAGGGGAGCATATAACTGTTACCGAGACGACTTGTTTTTTGTGCCATTTCAAGCGAGATGGGGATATTGAATTCGCTATTTATAGAAAACTTTCAAATTGTCAAACTTGTCATCATTGGGAGTCAATACCAAAGGAGGAAATGGTGAAATACAGATTTGATCACAGCGAGATCGTAAAGCGTGGGATAGAATGCACGCGTTGTCATGTTAACACGATTATTGGTGATGGATTCGTCCCGCGTGAGAATTGTTATGCTTGTCATTTTGACCATGCGAGATTGAGCCAATATGGAAATACAGATCTTTTGCATAGAGTTCACATCTCTGAACATAAGATAGAGTGCATACAATGTCATCTCACGATTCAGCATAAAATTCAGAGATTGAGCCCGGGTGAGGAGCTTGAATGCACAACTTGTCACACTGGTGAACATAAAAACCAAGTTTTATTATTCACTGGAAAAGATATAAATGGTTTAAAGGGACATCCAAATCCCATGTTTGAGGCGGGATTGAATTGTGCAAGTTGTCATATCTTTCACGAGGAGTTGGTTGGGGAAGCAAAAGTTAAAATAGCGCGTCCGCAATCCTGTGAGACATGCCATGGTAAAGGTTATGCTAAATTGCTGAAATTATGGGAGGAAACTGCGGATAAGAAGATTTCCCAGCTGAAAAGTTCAATTCAAGAGGTTGATTCGCTTACCGATGTCAAGGAAGCGAAAATTTATATTCAAAAGGCGAAAGACGCGGTTGCAGTCGTTGAAGCTGGGAAAGCGGTTCATAATATAACCTATTCCGATCAAATAATTTCAAAGGCATATGAATATCTTTCTAAGGCGGTGAAAGTCGCTGGTTTAAATTATCAAGTGCCGAGCGTTTTAGTTGGGTCTCGTGTTCCAGGCGAGTGCGCCAATTGTCACACCGGGATTGAAAATATATCAAGAGCAATCTACGGGACAGTTTTTCAGCATTCAAAGCATGTTCAAGAGAAAGGTTTGAGATGTAATGTGTGCCATTCAAATGCAAGGAGACATGGTGAATTAATCGTGTCAAAGGATAATTGTAATTCTTGCCATCATCAAAATCAAACGGTTGAGGGCTGTAAGGCGTGCCATAAAATTTCAGATGAAATTTATTCTGGAAGTTATTTGGGGAAAAAGATGCCAGATGTTATGAGAGAAGCTGGGGTTGAATGTGTGGATTGCCATGTGGTTAACAATAAAGTTATGCGTCCGAGCGAAAAAGTTTGCTTAAACTGTCACGATGCTGGCTATGATGCAATGGCGGTTGAGTGGAAAAATGAGGTGAGAAAATTGATAATTGAGATCAAAGATTTAAGTTTAAAAAGCCCAAGGAAAGATAAGGATGAGCTTAAGCGTATGGTTGAGGAAATAGAAAGATGGAGTGCTTCTGGGCTCCATAAT